A window of Cryptomeria japonica chromosome 3, Sugi_1.0, whole genome shotgun sequence contains these coding sequences:
- the LOC131072057 gene encoding endoglucanase 1: MSGKVALLVLSLGLCLIMAVRARVDYNNRYASASHNYKDALTKSILFFEGQRSGKLPSTQRMRWRGDSALADGADQHVDLSGGYYDAGDNVKFGFPMAFTTTMLSWSVVEFGQYMGDDLQHAMDAVRWGTDYLLKATSQPGVIYVQVADPNMDHRCWERPEDMDTSRNVYKVDSQHPGSDVASETAAALAAASLVFESTDKSYSNLLLQTAMRVFDFADKYRGSYSDALSSEVCPFYCSYSGYRDELLWAAAWLQKATGNPSYVNYIQTNGPNLGADDGDNIFSWDEKHAGARVLLAKEFLVKNVKSLEDYRGHADSLICSLLPETSSSQYTPGGLLFKMSESNLQYVTSTSFLLFTYAQYLDISKQVVKCSNGVVTPTRIRTLAKRQVDYILGDNPLGMSYMVGYGTKFPQHIHHRGSSLPSVYHHPQKISCNDGFNLGLNGNGPNPNILVGAVVGGPDNNDQFRDDRNDYSHSEPATYINAPFVGALAALARYM; encoded by the exons ATGAGTGGGAAAGTAGCTCTGTTAGTGTTAAGCTTAGGCTTGTGTTTAATAATGGCAGTGAGAGCAAGAGTAGACTACAATAATAGGTATGCGTCTGCCTCTCATAATTATAAAGATGCTCTCACGAAATCCATTCtcttttttgaaggccaaagatccGGCAAGCTTCCTTCCACTCAGAGGATGAGATGGAGGGGAGATTCTGCCCTTGCTGACGGAGCTGATCAACAC GTGGATTTGAGCGGAGGATACTACGACGCAGGAGATAATGTGAAATTTGGGTTCCCAATGGCTTTTACGACCACCATGCTATCTTGGAGCGTGGTGGAGTTTGGACAGTACATGGGTGATGACCTCCAACATGCAATGGATGCTGTTCGTTGGGGTACTGACTATCTGCTCAAAGCCACTTCTCAACCGGGAGTAATATATGTGCAG GTGGCTGATCCTAACATGGATCACAGGTGCTGGGAGAGACCAGAGGACATGGACACTTCTCGTAATGTGTACAAAGTAGACAGTCAACACCCAGGCTCAGATGTTGCTTCTGAAACTGCTGCAGCCCTCGCAGCCGCCTCCCTTGTCTTCGAATCAACGGACAAATCTTATTCTAACCTTCTCCTTCAAACTGCAATGCGG GTGTTTGATTTCGCAGATAAGTATAGAGGATCTTACAGTGACGCCCTCTCGTCTGAAGTTTGTCCATTCTACTGCTCCTACTCTGGTTATCGT GACGAATTACTGTGGGCTGCAGCTTGGTTGCAAAAGGCGACAGGGAACCCATCGTATGTGAACTACATTCAAACAAATGGGCCCAATTTGGGCGCTGACGACGGCGATAATATCTTCAGCTGGGATGAAAAGCACGCCGGAGCCCGAGTCCTTTTGGCCAAG GAATTTCTCGTTAAAAACGTGAAATCCCTAGAGGATTACAGAGGCCATGCTGATAGCTTAATTTGCTCCCTTCTGCCCGAAACTTCATCATCACAATACACGCCAG GTGGGCTTCTGTTCAAGATGAGTGAAAGCAATTTGCAATATGTCACCTCCACGAGCTTCTTGCTTTTCACTTACGCACAATATTTGGACATTTCCAAGCAAGTAGTTAAATGTTCTAACGGAGTAGTCACTCCCACAAGGATCCGTACCCTAGCAAAAAGACAG GTTGATTACATTCTGGGAGACAACCCCCTGGGAATGTCATACATGGTGGGGTACGGTACAAAGTTCCCACAGCATATTCACCACAGAGGATCGTCGTTGCCTTCAGTTTATCACCATCCTCAGAAAATATCGTGCAATGATGGTTTCAATTTAGGATTGAATGGCAATGGCCCGAATCCAAACATTCTGGTTGGAGCAGTTGTTGGAGGGCCTGATAACAATGATCAATTCAGGGATGATCGTAATGACTATTCGCACTCTGAACCAGCTACTTACATTAACGCTCCATTCGTCGGCGCTCTTGCTGCTTTAGCCCGCTACATGTGA